DNA sequence from the Stegostoma tigrinum isolate sSteTig4 chromosome 29, sSteTig4.hap1, whole genome shotgun sequence genome:
cttctcttctctcccccccccccccccccccccccccccccccccccccccccccccccccccaaccaaatcATCCTGAGCTACtgcttcaatgactttccctctatCATAAAGTCAGGTGTGGATGTTCACTTGAAGAGCaacgttcagcatcattcacagcTCCTAATACTGGAGCAGTCCATTTCAAAATGCAaggatctggacagtatccagtttttggctaacaagtggcaagttacattgtTTGACACTTCTGTGGCACAAATATCCATCTCCATCGAGACAAAATCTAATCATCACCTTTCTAACATTTCAAAGGCAGTGCCATTAGTGAtatccccattatcaacattctgggagttagcatttttcagaaactgaactgaactgtacAAACTATATAAGTACAGAGGCTACAAAAGCAGGTAACTAGGAATCTTGCGGCAAACAATTTACTGTCTAgtccaccatcttcaagacacaagtcaggagtattttGGACTACATCTCAGTTATCTGGATGGGTGCCGCTCTAACAACACTCGAGACATCATCTAGGACAGAGGAGCCGGCTTGATAGGTCCACATGTATTCTGCTACGTGCCCTCCAGTACTGACACACACAGTACCAATATGGTGTACCATTTATCTATGAAATGCACTATAGAAATGCACCAAGTCTCTCTCAAACAGCACGTAGTAAGACAGGGACACAGACACTGGCAATAACAAAACCTGTAAGTTCCAAACCACTCCctatcctgtcttggaaatatatcgttggTTCTTTTAGGTGTCgatgggtcaaattcctggaattctttccctaacagcattgtaggtctGTTCGCACCAGTggcctgcagcggttcaagaaggcagttcactgctTCCATATTGAGGGTAACTAGGAATTGGCAGTAAATTCTGGCTTggtcaacaatgcccacatcccatgcatTATTGTTTTTCAAAAAGTGAACAGTTAAGAACGGGATTCTCTCTCTTTCAATATTACGTAAGTATGGTATGCTTTAATCTCAATTCTTTTCACTAAAACAAATTTCAGGTAATACAATCCTGTGCATGCACGTTTTTGACAGTTATACCACCAGATCAGTTAAGGAGGAAAGATAATTGAATTTATTCAGGCACAGCTTCTGAAACTTTCTGAACACCTTGTCCCTGATCCCTAGGTTAAAGGGAGGAGTTTAGATGCTTTGTGAGGGCCTGCCAATTTTAAAGAAGTATCGGCATAGTCTGGTAGATGACAGATTAATGTATGATGCAGCATAAACCAGAAGGAAAATGTTAGGaaaagttttaatttttaaaagtggaATTTTGCACAAAGTAAAAATGAACTTTCATGTATATCAACCCCTTCTCTCTTTCCCCATGTTGATTTCCAAATATTTTGTAGTCACTTGAGTATTTCACATTCATATgagcatacaaattaggagcaaaaaATGGTCTTCTGGTTCATCTAGTGACAAAACTTGTGGAATCCAAGTTTTAAGTGTTAATTGATGTGCAAGTTTATGAATTTCAATGCAAATTTGAAatttattatggaccagaccaaaacccCTCAATGTATCGAGATGATATTCATTTCACGTGCAGTTTGACCAcactaccaggcttgaagcaaaacactaTAGACAAAATGCAACCACAAGAAAGCAGAATTGGAATAATTtagcagaataatagattatgTAACTAGTAAACAGGGACTGATCCAATACTGTAACATCCCctaaacacccccccccccccccccccccccccccaggcaaAAGCAAATTTGTTAAAGTAGATTGTCTCATAtgaaattctccagtccaggaggaaagaacataaAGGGAGAAccatgtgggtgggtgtgtgtgcatacGTGCACACGTACATGCATGAATGTATGGCTGTAGCTGGGGTCAGTGCATAGTGGCATCCAAGCCCCACTGGTGACTGAACGCTGCATTATCGTCCTGGTTCTATGGGACCTTGACCTTACCCCTTcatgctgtttctattgttccaatgtGTTAGAAAAAAACCCATGGCCCCTCAAGCTGTTTATTGGTTTGGAACAGATTGCTTGTtgcctctgtttcaacctctgcattctttttttcaaaaaaaaggacaaaatacacccctTCAAGCCATAGAATCATCGCATAAACTCAGTTTGAAAAGACTCATCAGCTACTGAAAGTGGACAAATGTAAAAATATTCAGTCTCTCAGGCAGTGTTagtatctctacctctgagctGAAAGTTCTGCATTCAAGTTCCACTTGACCCTAGAGGTGTTAAAACATGCCCAACTTGATTTAGTGTTTATTTTAAAAGTACGCTCTACAACAAGCACAACATTTTGTCCTTTTGCACTTATTTAACAAACAGATAACATAATAAAATATTTTCTGCAGTAGTATgacttgtttttctttttaatcttcGTAATTTAGATATGAATTTGCTGTAAATATGCAAATACTTTCAGGGACCTGCATACACAATTTTTGTAAACTTGGGTTAACTACCCACctcttcagttttaaaaaaagcagaaccCTGAATGACATTCCATATGGTTTAATGAAATGCATAAAACTTTGCAATCTTTGTAATTACATTCAGAGACAAAAGCATGACATTTCAAAACACTTCAGTGAAACGTTGTAACTATTACAAGTTCAAGCGTCACTGCCATCTTACatacagcaaactcccacaaaaagCTTGAAGATTAGTTCAACTGATGGTAATTTTTGAGAAGAAAGGTTAGCCAAAATGCTAGATTTCTCTGCTTTTACTTATGCCAAAGGATTTTTAATGTCTACCTGAACCACCAAAACTGAGAAAGTAGGCTTGGTTTAACATCTTACCTGAAGAATGGTAGTTATGTTTCTGGTAAAGATCCATCAGTTGCAGTAAGAGGTGTTCAAATTGCGGGCAGTGAGTCATGTGTTGTCCGAGTCCTGGCAAAATGTATTGTTAAAGTCCAATGTTTTGTGTACTCAATATTTCCCAACCATTGACTCAATATGGAAATTTGGAGAAGGCTGTTATTACTGTTGTTTCAGTTATACTAGACATTCAGATATGACACTAGCCATTTGGATTTCTGAATTGTGTCAGAAATTGTAACTAAATACGGATATGTATTTTAAACTTTGGCCTCAAAATTCCCTAATATTCACCTATGTGGCCACAAAGATGAAATAAAATACTCTGACTATTTGTTGTTTACCTAAAATGGGACTTAAACTGATACTCCTGGTTCCatttttaactctgattttttattttataatgaattacttttgtttttccttttttgttttctaGATTTGGAAACATGGCTCCGACTTCTGATGTGCTTCATTTTAAGTTTCCAAGCTATGGAGATTCCATGTTGCAGAAAATGAATTTGTTGAGGCAGCAAAAGCGATTCTGTGATGTCACAATCCGAATCAACAACGTGGCCTTCCTAGGGCATAAAATAATTTTTGCTGCGTGCTCTCCCTTTTTGAGAGACCAGTTTTTGTTAAATGATTCAAAAGATGTCAGGATTTCACTTCTCCAGAGTTCAGAGGTTGGAGCACAGATACTTTTGTCCTGTTACAGTGGTATCCTAGAGTTTCCTGTTAAGGAATTGGTAAATTACTTAACTGCTGCAAGCTATCTTCAGATGGGCCACATTGTAGAAAGGTGCACACAGGCCCTTTCTAAATATATTGAGCCAAAGTTGTTGTCAGAAGATCATGCGCACAACATAGGTGAAAGCAGCACTTCTTCTACATTTCCTGAAACTTCAGAGAGACCACAAGAAAGCCCTCCACCTGATTCTGAAAAACACAAAATGGAAGATCTTATTGAAACGAGGGATGTCTCTGATTGTGAAACTGATTCAGAGGACAGCAACATTCGTATTGTTAAAGTGGAATCTCTGACCAGTGATATTCAAGAGAGTGAGAATAGTGATAGTTTGAGCCATCTCTCAAATAATTTCAGCAATAGTGTGGAAAGAGCTGTTGCAAATTCTCCAGAATCCCAGTACTCTCTCATCAATTCAACTGTTGATTCAAGAAACAATAAAGTGGTGGATAGTTGCCTAGAGAATTTTGTAGGCGATCCACCCAGATTGTCAGAAGTTGTCAATGGTACAAGTTTTATGCTGGCAGCCAATGAGTTTGAGTTGCAAGGTTTGAGTAGTTTTccaaatgaggaaatagctgctGCAGGTGGGTTTTTATTCAAGCGTAACAGGGGCACAAAACTGTTCGCAAACAAAACTATGTACACTAATCATTTTAAAATGCAAGACAAATGGCTTCAGAAGCCCCACCATTGTAATACATGTGGAAAAATCTTTCAGCACCTTGAAAACTTTATTAGTCACCTGAAAACACACAAACTTTTCCTATGTCTGCGCTGCGGCAAGATTTTCACACAGAAAAGCAATCTGACGCGGCACATCCGTGTACACACAGGAATCAAACCTTACCAGTGCACAATTTGTGGAAAGACATTCACTCAAAAATGTTCTTTGCAGGATCACCTGAATCTCCATAGTGGTGACAGACCACACAAGTGTAACTACTGTGATGTGGGCTTTGCACATAAGCCCGCACTCAGGCGGCACCTCAAAGAACAGCATGGAAAAAAATGTGTGGATAATGTCACTGAAGGAAGCATTCAAGAAATTACTCTGGAAGTAGACACTATTGAATGACTGCAGTATTGCTGAATTTGATCTAATATCTTGTTAGAAGGTCAACTGAACTTCATTGGCCAGGCAGTAAATCTAAACTTTTTGAAAAGGGTGATAGAAACAATGCACCAAATCAATATTATAATGGTATTTCATTAGTGGGTTAGTAAATATGCAGAGCACTGCACTTGGAAGAAATGTTCTGTAGATTTCAATTCAACTGATGAAAGAGCATTTTGAACTAACCATTTTAATTGTTGTTTGATAACTGTCTCTAATTTAAAAGATGCAGTTCTGTACTTTTAAACTGTTAGAATTAACTGTGTTCCACAGGCCACTTAATAGGTGGCATATGTCCTGTTTCTTACAGAAGtatgttttaaaacaaagacaCTAACTCTCTTTTTGCATGTAGGCAATAGAGTGTATCTGGTTAATGAACTGTTTGTCCAGGACTAATATCCAAATTATAAAACTATGCCTtatgattttgtttaaaaatggaaacaggaataggctgttcagcccctttttttttgAGCCTTCTCCTTTGttcagtcagatcatggctgattcatacctcaattccattttcaacTTTGTTCAATTTTCTTAGATATCCTGACCCAATAGCAGTCTATTGGTCTTGGtcttaaattccaaatgaacCACTCTTCTGCTAAATAggagttccagattttcactgtTTTGTGGAGAAAAAAGGTGCTTCCTAACTTAAGCTGTAAATTGCTCAGCTGTAATGTCAAGATTGTTACACCCGTCTATACTGATTCCCTTGCCAAAGGAAATGACTCTATGAATTTACCATGTCTTAGATCCCCTTATTTTAAACACCCCAAAGCACGTTGCTTAAacttttttcctttgtttttcacTGAACTTTTCTTTGAAATTATGCTGTTGTTTTAAAATCTACTTCCAAATGGTCAGGGCACTGCTCTTTCCATTTGGTCCAGTTTCCTTGACTCTTGTTTGCAGATTTGTACCTATAAAACATGCTATTTGGGGAAACCTAGGTGATGATTAGTAGGCAAGAATATGTAATTGTTTCTTTGGCATATATCTaccattttaaatttgtttttctaaGAGTAGTAATTTCTTATATTGGAACTTGATCTTGCTACAATTGCTACACTAGTAATTCGTCAGCAGTGACCTAGCATCGGCTGCATTACCTGAGTGTCTGAAAATTCAGTTGAGAAGAATTTTGTGCTATATGATGTTATCATGGACATTGGCTTAAATGATTAAGCACATTACTTC
Encoded proteins:
- the zbtb26 gene encoding zinc finger and BTB domain-containing protein 26 isoform X2; protein product: MAPTSDVLHFKFPSYGDSMLQKMNLLRQQKRFCDVTIRINNVAFLGHKIIFAACSPFLRDQFLLNDSKDVRISLLQSSEVGAQILLSCYSGILEFPVKELVNYLTAASYLQMGHIVERCTQALSKYIEPKLLSEDHAHNIGESSTSSTFPETSERPQESPPPDSEKHKMEDLIETRDVSDCETDSEDSNIRIVKVESLTSDIQESENSDSLSHLSNNFSNSVERAVANSPESQYSLINSTVDSRNNKVVDSCLENFVGDPPRLSEVVNGTSFMLAANEFELQGLSSFPNEEIAAAGGFLFKRNRGTKLFANKTMYTNHFKMQDKWLQKPHHCNTCGKIFQHLENFISHLKTHKLFLCLRCGKIFTQKSNLTRHIRVHTGIKPYQCTICGKTFTQKCSLQDHLNLHSGDRPHKCNYCDVGFAHKPALRRHLKEQHGKKCVDNVTEGSIQEITLEVDTIE
- the zbtb26 gene encoding zinc finger and BTB domain-containing protein 26 isoform X1, encoding MMTPPFVFHRFGNMAPTSDVLHFKFPSYGDSMLQKMNLLRQQKRFCDVTIRINNVAFLGHKIIFAACSPFLRDQFLLNDSKDVRISLLQSSEVGAQILLSCYSGILEFPVKELVNYLTAASYLQMGHIVERCTQALSKYIEPKLLSEDHAHNIGESSTSSTFPETSERPQESPPPDSEKHKMEDLIETRDVSDCETDSEDSNIRIVKVESLTSDIQESENSDSLSHLSNNFSNSVERAVANSPESQYSLINSTVDSRNNKVVDSCLENFVGDPPRLSEVVNGTSFMLAANEFELQGLSSFPNEEIAAAGGFLFKRNRGTKLFANKTMYTNHFKMQDKWLQKPHHCNTCGKIFQHLENFISHLKTHKLFLCLRCGKIFTQKSNLTRHIRVHTGIKPYQCTICGKTFTQKCSLQDHLNLHSGDRPHKCNYCDVGFAHKPALRRHLKEQHGKKCVDNVTEGSIQEITLEVDTIE